The Saccharopolyspora gloriosae genome window below encodes:
- a CDS encoding UvrD-helicase domain-containing protein, whose product MSTLFDLPHDGSSESGSGPAGHAPDALLAGLNSQQRDAVVHSGSPLLIVAGAGSGKTRVLTSRIAHLLAQGVHPGQIMAITFTNKAAAEMKERVGDLVGRRANAMWVSTFHSMCVRVLRREAKTLGLSSNFSIYDSDDSKRLITMIGRELELDSKRYPARTLSIQVSNLKNELVTPEEAAERAGNDMERKVAQVYAAYQRRLVDSQAMDFDDLIMRTVDLLRDHPDVAEHYRRRFRHVMVDEYQDTNHAQYALVRELVGTADTELGTPPAELCVVGDADQSIYAFRGATIRNIEEFERDYPQARTILLEQNYRSTQTILTAANSVIRRNPNRRDKRLWSDAGDGAPIVGYVADNEHDEAAFVAGEIDRLVDDGEVTFNDIAVFYRTNNQSRVFEEVFIRLGLPYRVVGGVRFYERREVRDALAYLRVLDNPDDTVSLRRILNVPKRGIGDRAEAVVAAHADQQRISFAAALRLASQNRIPALATRAQKQIAGFVALLDELGEVARESDVAEVLDAVLERTGYRGELEASDDPQDATRVENLTELVTVAREFTEARAPQAGEVNAETTDPSAEAVVAPPEPAVEDTEEQALGLPADDSLSAFLERVSLVADADSLPESGDGVVTLMTLHTAKGLEFPVVFSTGWEDGIFPHMRALSDPAELAEERRLAYVGITRAQQRLYLSRALMRSAWGQPMTNPASRFLGEIPEELLEWRRIEPERSAPQVRSTWGGRSGFDRGGSDSAQASVAARGLRSTGAPGWKNTVSIKLDAGDRVTHDKYGLGTVLATEGEGPRATATIDFGSSGTVRLMLIGSVPLTKL is encoded by the coding sequence ATGAGCACCCTCTTCGATCTTCCGCACGACGGTTCCTCCGAGTCCGGTTCCGGCCCGGCGGGGCACGCGCCGGACGCCCTGCTCGCGGGCCTGAACTCGCAGCAGCGCGACGCCGTGGTGCACTCCGGTTCGCCGCTGCTGATCGTCGCGGGCGCCGGTTCCGGCAAGACCCGGGTGCTCACGAGCCGCATCGCCCACCTGCTGGCGCAAGGCGTCCACCCCGGCCAGATCATGGCGATCACCTTCACCAACAAGGCCGCCGCCGAGATGAAGGAACGCGTCGGCGACCTGGTGGGGCGCCGGGCGAACGCGATGTGGGTCTCCACGTTCCACTCGATGTGCGTGCGGGTGCTGCGCCGCGAGGCGAAGACGCTGGGGCTGTCGTCGAACTTCTCCATCTACGACTCCGACGACTCCAAGCGGCTGATCACGATGATCGGCCGGGAACTGGAGCTCGACTCGAAGCGCTACCCCGCGCGGACCCTCTCGATCCAGGTGTCGAACCTGAAGAACGAGCTCGTCACGCCGGAAGAAGCGGCCGAGCGCGCGGGCAACGACATGGAGCGCAAGGTCGCGCAGGTCTACGCCGCCTACCAGCGCAGGCTCGTCGATTCGCAGGCGATGGACTTCGACGACCTCATCATGCGCACCGTCGACCTGCTGCGGGACCACCCGGACGTCGCCGAGCACTACCGGCGCCGCTTCCGGCACGTCATGGTCGACGAGTACCAGGACACCAACCACGCGCAGTACGCCCTGGTCCGCGAGCTCGTCGGCACCGCGGACACCGAGCTCGGCACCCCGCCCGCCGAGCTGTGCGTCGTCGGCGACGCCGACCAGTCGATCTACGCGTTCCGCGGCGCGACGATCCGCAACATCGAAGAGTTCGAACGGGACTACCCGCAGGCGCGCACGATCCTGCTGGAGCAGAACTACCGCTCCACGCAGACGATCCTGACCGCGGCCAACTCGGTGATCCGCCGCAACCCGAACCGCCGGGACAAGCGGCTGTGGAGCGACGCCGGCGACGGTGCGCCGATCGTCGGCTACGTCGCCGACAACGAGCACGACGAGGCCGCGTTCGTCGCGGGCGAGATCGACCGGCTCGTCGACGACGGCGAAGTCACCTTCAACGACATCGCCGTGTTCTACCGGACCAACAACCAATCCCGGGTCTTCGAAGAGGTCTTCATCCGCCTCGGCCTGCCCTACCGCGTGGTGGGCGGCGTGCGGTTCTACGAGCGCCGCGAAGTCCGGGACGCGCTGGCCTACCTGCGGGTGCTGGACAACCCGGACGACACGGTGAGCCTGCGGCGGATCCTCAACGTGCCCAAGCGCGGCATCGGGGACCGGGCGGAGGCCGTCGTCGCCGCGCACGCCGACCAGCAGCGGATCTCGTTCGCCGCCGCGCTGCGGCTGGCGTCGCAGAACCGGATCCCGGCGCTGGCCACGCGCGCCCAGAAGCAGATCGCCGGATTCGTGGCGCTGCTCGACGAACTCGGCGAAGTGGCCCGCGAATCCGACGTGGCCGAAGTCCTCGACGCCGTGCTGGAACGCACCGGATACCGCGGTGAGCTGGAAGCCAGCGACGACCCGCAGGACGCGACGCGGGTGGAGAACCTGACGGAACTCGTCACGGTCGCCAGGGAATTCACCGAAGCCCGCGCGCCGCAAGCGGGCGAAGTGAACGCCGAGACCACCGACCCCTCCGCGGAAGCCGTGGTCGCGCCGCCGGAACCGGCCGTGGAGGACACCGAGGAACAGGCGCTGGGCCTGCCCGCCGACGACTCGCTGTCCGCGTTCCTGGAACGCGTGTCGCTCGTCGCCGACGCCGACTCGCTGCCCGAATCCGGCGACGGCGTGGTCACCCTCATGACGCTGCACACCGCGAAGGGCCTCGAATTCCCGGTGGTGTTCTCCACCGGCTGGGAAGACGGGATCTTCCCGCACATGCGGGCGCTGAGCGACCCCGCGGAGCTCGCGGAAGAACGCAGGCTCGCCTACGTCGGCATCACCCGCGCCCAGCAGCGGCTGTACCTGTCCCGGGCGCTGATGCGTTCCGCGTGGGGCCAGCCCATGACGAACCCCGCCTCCCGGTTCCTCGGCGAGATCCCCGAAGAACTGCTCGAATGGCGCCGCATCGAACCGGAACGCTCCGCGCCGCAAGTGCGCAGCACGTGGGGCGGGCGCAGCGGCTTCGACCGGGGCGGTTCGGACTCGGCGCAGGCCTCCGTGGCCGCGCGCGGGCTGCGCAGCACCGGAGCGCCCGGCTGGAAGAACACGGTGTCGATCAAGCTCGACGCCGGGGACCGGGTGACGCACGACAAGTACGGCCTGGGCACGGTGCTGGCCACCGAAGGCGAAGGTCCGCGCGCCACGGCCACCATCGACTTCGGCAGCTCGGGCACGGTCCGTCTCATGCTAATCGGCAGCGTTCCGCTTACTAAGCTTTGA
- a CDS encoding chorismate mutase, translated as MNAAVDGDQHQPEPTDPADAARPATEVISGFREEIDYLDAEIMRLIKRRAEVSRQVGEARMADGGPRIVYNREMDVLARYRELGPEGRELAMILLRLGRGRLGR; from the coding sequence ATGAACGCCGCTGTGGACGGTGACCAGCACCAGCCCGAACCGACCGACCCCGCGGACGCCGCGCGTCCGGCCACGGAGGTCATCTCCGGCTTCCGCGAGGAGATCGACTACCTCGACGCCGAGATCATGCGCCTGATCAAGCGCCGCGCCGAGGTCTCCCGGCAGGTCGGCGAGGCCAGGATGGCCGACGGCGGCCCCCGCATCGTCTACAACCGCGAGATGGACGTGCTCGCCCGCTACCGCGAACTCGGCCCGGAGGGCCGCGAACTCGCCATGATCCTCCTCCGCCTGGGCCGCGGCCGACTCGGACGCTGA
- a CDS encoding 3-hydroxybutyrate dehydrogenase: MSDRPAGSPSPGLPDPYSLAGKRAVVTGAASGIGTAAARRLAAGGATVIVVDREAEAVQLIAEEIGAEVRIVDLEDPDAAAPLGEHADIVVNNAGLQHVAPVHQFPPETFTKLVKVMLETPFRLARAALPGMYERGWGRIVNISSVHGLRASPYKSAYVAAKHGLEGLSKTIAVEAAGYGVTSNCICPGFVRTPLVERQVAEQAELHRVPEEQVVEDVLLARTPVKRLVEPDEVADLIYWLCGPNTASVTGSSFPMDGGWTAH; encoded by the coding sequence ATGAGTGATCGACCGGCTGGTTCCCCGTCTCCTGGCCTCCCGGACCCGTACTCCCTCGCCGGCAAGCGCGCGGTCGTCACCGGCGCCGCCAGCGGCATCGGCACCGCCGCCGCCCGCCGCCTCGCCGCAGGCGGCGCGACCGTCATCGTCGTCGACCGCGAAGCCGAAGCCGTGCAGCTGATCGCCGAAGAGATCGGCGCCGAAGTCCGCATCGTCGATCTGGAAGACCCGGACGCGGCGGCGCCGCTGGGCGAGCACGCCGACATCGTCGTCAACAACGCCGGCCTGCAACACGTCGCACCCGTGCACCAGTTCCCGCCGGAGACCTTCACCAAACTGGTGAAGGTGATGTTGGAAACCCCGTTCCGCCTGGCCAGAGCGGCCCTGCCCGGGATGTACGAACGCGGCTGGGGCCGCATCGTCAACATCTCCTCCGTGCACGGCCTGCGCGCCTCGCCGTACAAGAGCGCCTACGTGGCCGCCAAGCACGGGCTGGAAGGCCTGTCCAAGACCATCGCCGTCGAAGCGGCCGGGTACGGAGTCACCTCCAACTGCATCTGCCCCGGCTTCGTACGCACCCCGCTGGTCGAGCGCCAAGTGGCCGAGCAGGCCGAACTGCACCGGGTCCCGGAAGAGCAAGTGGTCGAAGACGTCCTGCTGGCCCGGACCCCCGTCAAACGCCTCGTGGAACCCGACGAGGTCGCAGACCTCATCTACTGGCTGTGCGGACCCAACACCGCCTCGGTCACCGGTTCCTCCTTCCCCATGGACGGCGGCTGGACTGCTCACTGA
- a CDS encoding protein kinase domain-containing protein, with the protein MSDEGRLVAGRYRVQRRIGSGAMGVVWECIDERLHRTVAVKQLLLQPGLDPGEAEEARQRAMREGRIAARLQHQHAISVYDVAEDEGQPVLVMEYLPSTSLAAMMSDHGPLPPREVARIGAQAAAALGAAHAAGVVHRDIKPGNILLGDNGTVKITDFGISRAQGDVQVTKTGMLAGTPAYLSPDVAMGQEPSGASDVFSLGATLYAAIEGRPPFGLNENTLALLHSVAAGRIEPPQQSGAMAQPLMAMMQVRVEDRPDMAQVREMLLAVADGNAVTSVPTMAAPIPPAISPEHGGSRPDLQPTSVVGHDYGNGTAYYDEDPYGAQDSNPRTAYLGGADPRSDVALEDRPRRSKRPVVISGIALAAAAVVAVLVTSAFLSGGNDPGPTGNQTGTSEQPQIPVPPPQTTASSESQTYEEETTSEETSSPTTSSQPSSQPSTTEQPTSTQSEPTETSDDSDDQPTSTQETGASETNSPQSGNVTAYRLPG; encoded by the coding sequence GTGAGCGACGAAGGTCGCCTGGTCGCCGGACGCTACCGAGTGCAGCGACGCATCGGCAGTGGCGCGATGGGCGTGGTGTGGGAATGCATTGACGAACGCCTGCATCGCACTGTCGCGGTCAAGCAGTTGTTGCTGCAGCCCGGATTGGACCCGGGTGAGGCCGAGGAAGCGCGGCAGCGGGCAATGCGGGAAGGCCGCATCGCGGCGCGCCTGCAGCACCAGCACGCGATCTCGGTCTACGACGTAGCCGAGGACGAAGGCCAGCCAGTGCTGGTCATGGAGTACCTGCCCTCCACCAGCCTGGCGGCGATGATGTCCGACCACGGGCCGTTGCCGCCTCGGGAGGTGGCTCGAATCGGTGCTCAGGCGGCAGCCGCGCTCGGTGCCGCGCACGCGGCGGGAGTGGTGCACCGCGACATCAAGCCGGGCAACATCCTGCTCGGCGACAACGGCACGGTGAAGATCACCGACTTCGGCATCTCACGCGCCCAGGGCGACGTGCAGGTGACGAAGACGGGGATGCTGGCGGGCACGCCCGCCTACCTGTCGCCGGACGTCGCGATGGGCCAGGAGCCCTCCGGTGCCTCCGACGTGTTCTCGCTGGGCGCGACGCTCTACGCCGCGATCGAGGGCAGGCCGCCGTTCGGCTTGAACGAGAACACGCTGGCGCTGCTGCACTCGGTGGCCGCGGGCCGCATCGAACCGCCGCAGCAGTCCGGCGCGATGGCCCAGCCGCTGATGGCGATGATGCAGGTGCGCGTCGAGGACCGGCCGGACATGGCTCAGGTCCGGGAGATGCTGCTGGCGGTCGCCGACGGCAACGCGGTCACCTCGGTGCCCACGATGGCCGCGCCGATCCCGCCCGCGATCAGCCCGGAGCACGGCGGCAGCAGGCCGGACCTGCAGCCGACCAGCGTCGTCGGGCACGACTACGGCAACGGCACCGCCTACTACGACGAGGATCCGTACGGCGCGCAGGACTCCAATCCGCGCACCGCGTACCTGGGTGGTGCGGATCCGCGCAGCGACGTGGCGCTGGAGGACCGGCCGAGGCGCAGCAAGCGCCCGGTGGTGATCTCCGGCATCGCGCTGGCCGCGGCGGCCGTGGTCGCGGTGCTGGTGACGTCGGCGTTCCTCAGCGGCGGCAACGACCCGGGGCCGACCGGCAACCAGACCGGGACCAGCGAGCAACCGCAGATCCCGGTTCCGCCGCCGCAGACCACGGCGTCCTCGGAGAGCCAGACCTACGAGGAGGAGACCACCTCGGAGGAGACCTCCAGCCCCACGACGTCCTCGCAGCCGTCGTCGCAGCCGTCGACGACGGAGCAGCCGACCTCGACGCAGTCGGAGCCGACCGAGACGTCCGACGACAGCGACGACCAGCCGACCTCCACTCAGGAGACCGGCGCGAGCGAGACGAACTCGCCGCAATCGGGCAACGTCACCGCGTACCGGCTTCCGGGCTGA
- a CDS encoding serine/threonine-protein kinase, giving the protein MGIVWRAVDERLHRTVAVKQLLLQPGYTDEETEEARQRSMREGRIAARLQHQNAIVVFDVAEDEGQPVLVMEYLPSQSLATVLSEQGVLPPQSVARIGSQVAGALAAAHMAGIVHRDLKPGNILLGDNGIAKITDFGISRAIGDVAVTKSGILAGTPAYLSPEVALGRDPAPASDVFSLGATLYAAVEGEPPFGTDENAISLLHRVARGQVEPPRQAGPLAPALMQLLLPDPVDRPTMAQTRSMLLAVAEGRPLPGGSTPSSGWQRPAAAPQQGRQREAPATRVGAPVPAGSGNPPTQVGQPAVAEPAGGGSSSRKAVLLWAAALLVAVLVGVLTASAFGSGSDQPKQSQPTPIASPPSPEPVTTTAPPTTSAPTSSASPTTSSTSSSATSSKEDDDEQPSKDEIEDVVKTYYSSVPDDLDKSWSLLGPGLQSVGKDTYKAFWQSIDDVKIVSGPKSAGSKVLVVLQFEKDGKTSKERHVLGMVARDGKALINSDSRM; this is encoded by the coding sequence ATGGGAATCGTGTGGCGCGCGGTCGACGAGCGGCTGCACCGCACGGTTGCGGTCAAGCAGCTGCTGCTCCAGCCCGGTTACACCGATGAGGAGACCGAGGAGGCGCGCCAGCGCTCGATGCGCGAGGGCCGCATCGCCGCCCGGTTGCAGCACCAGAACGCCATCGTGGTCTTCGACGTGGCCGAGGACGAGGGCCAGCCGGTGCTCGTCATGGAGTACCTGCCGTCGCAGAGCCTGGCGACCGTGCTCAGCGAGCAGGGCGTGCTGCCCCCGCAGTCCGTGGCGCGGATCGGTTCGCAGGTCGCGGGCGCGCTCGCGGCGGCGCACATGGCGGGCATCGTGCACCGCGACCTCAAGCCGGGCAACATCCTGCTCGGCGACAACGGCATCGCGAAGATCACCGACTTCGGCATCTCCCGCGCCATAGGCGATGTCGCGGTGACCAAGAGCGGCATCCTCGCCGGCACCCCCGCCTACCTGTCCCCCGAGGTGGCGCTGGGCCGCGACCCGGCTCCCGCCTCCGACGTGTTCTCGCTGGGCGCCACGCTGTACGCGGCGGTGGAGGGCGAGCCCCCGTTCGGCACGGACGAGAACGCGATCAGCCTGCTGCACCGGGTGGCGCGCGGCCAGGTGGAACCGCCGCGCCAGGCGGGGCCGCTGGCCCCGGCGCTGATGCAGCTGCTGCTGCCGGACCCGGTGGACCGGCCGACGATGGCGCAGACCAGGAGCATGCTGCTCGCGGTGGCGGAAGGACGACCGCTGCCCGGCGGGTCGACGCCGTCCTCCGGCTGGCAGCGCCCGGCCGCGGCGCCGCAGCAGGGCAGGCAGCGGGAGGCCCCGGCGACCCGGGTGGGCGCCCCGGTGCCCGCGGGCTCCGGCAATCCCCCGACCCAGGTGGGTCAGCCCGCGGTGGCCGAACCGGCCGGTGGCGGTTCCTCGTCGCGCAAGGCGGTGCTGCTGTGGGCGGCGGCGCTGCTGGTCGCGGTGCTGGTGGGCGTGCTGACCGCGAGCGCGTTCGGCTCCGGTTCGGATCAGCCCAAGCAGTCGCAGCCGACTCCGATCGCCTCTCCCCCCTCTCCCGAGCCGGTGACGACGACGGCGCCGCCGACGACCTCCGCGCCGACGTCCTCGGCTTCGCCGACGACGAGCAGCACGTCCAGCTCGGCCACCTCCAGCAAGGAGGACGACGACGAGCAGCCGTCGAAGGACGAGATCGAGGACGTCGTGAAGACGTACTACTCCTCGGTGCCGGACGACCTGGACAAGTCCTGGTCGCTGCTGGGGCCGGGGTTGCAGTCGGTCGGCAAGGACACCTACAAGGCGTTCTGGCAGTCGATCGACGACGTGAAGATCGTGTCCGGCCCCAAGTCCGCGGGGTCGAAGGTGCTGGTGGTCCTGCAGTTCGAGAAGGACGGCAAGACCAGCAAGGAGCGCCACGTGCTCGGCATGGTCGCCCGGGACGGCAAAGCGCTGATCAACAGCGATTCCCGGATGTGA
- a CDS encoding LysR family transcriptional regulator, which yields MLDARRMQVLRAVVTGGSISSAATNLGYTPSAISQQITTLEREAGTALLEKVGRGVRPTAAGRLLAERATELAGLLADADADLADLRAGRTGVLRVRYFNTAGVGLIPPAVAKFRAERPEVRLDLKMIDEGILGEVATGEADLAVIVVGRDVPRAHGVRVEHLVDEPYHLVLPLGHPLCDEERIDLARLADEPFVLGDAMRAGPCAESLRDAFGAAGFTPRIALETGGDYSAQGFVAAGLGVGLQPRLATRVLHPGVVVREVRRPEPIRRIHVATRETVADQPATRSLLAALTAAAGA from the coding sequence ATGCTCGACGCCCGCCGGATGCAGGTCCTCAGAGCCGTCGTCACCGGCGGCTCGATCAGCAGTGCCGCCACCAACCTCGGCTACACGCCCTCGGCGATCAGCCAGCAGATCACCACGCTGGAACGCGAAGCGGGCACCGCGCTGCTGGAGAAGGTGGGCCGCGGCGTGCGCCCCACCGCGGCCGGGCGGCTGCTGGCCGAACGCGCCACCGAACTCGCCGGGCTGCTCGCCGACGCCGACGCCGACCTCGCCGACCTGCGCGCGGGCCGCACCGGAGTGCTGCGCGTGCGCTACTTCAACACCGCCGGTGTCGGGCTCATCCCGCCCGCAGTGGCGAAGTTCCGCGCGGAGCGGCCCGAGGTGCGGCTCGACCTGAAGATGATCGACGAGGGGATCCTCGGCGAAGTCGCCACCGGCGAAGCCGACCTCGCGGTGATCGTCGTCGGCCGCGACGTGCCGCGAGCGCACGGCGTGCGCGTCGAACACCTCGTGGACGAGCCGTACCACCTGGTGCTGCCGCTCGGGCATCCGCTGTGCGACGAGGAGCGGATCGACCTCGCCCGGCTCGCCGACGAGCCCTTCGTGCTCGGGGACGCCATGCGCGCGGGGCCGTGCGCGGAATCGCTGCGGGACGCCTTCGGCGCCGCCGGGTTCACGCCGCGGATCGCGCTGGAGACCGGCGGGGACTACTCGGCGCAGGGCTTCGTCGCCGCCGGGCTGGGCGTCGGCCTGCAACCGCGCCTGGCCACCCGCGTCCTGCACCCGGGCGTCGTCGTCCGCGAAGTGCGCCGACCGGAACCGATCCGCCGCATCCACGTCGCGACGCGCGAAACCGTGGCCGACCAACCGGCCACGCGCTCACTGCTGGCGGCCCTGACCGCCGCCGCCGGAGCCTGA
- a CDS encoding DMT family transporter: protein MNHPASYLRVGALALLWGASFLLIKLALTALSPVQVAFTRIALGAAVLVVLCALRGIRLRGDRRLWAHVAVAGFFASALPWVLFSMAERTVDSGLAGVLNATTPLWTILFGFLAGTQRDVPPRMLAGLAIGFGGVLLIMAPWDATASGIGLLACLGATASYGIAYVHIGRNLTASRDGGPAPVPLATAGMQLVAATGIAAFALPLDGLPPVRFDLVALLAVAVLGVFGTGVGFALNYRLIADEGPTAAATVTYLMPIVSVLLGALVLGEQIGPRVVLGIALVLAGVALTRRTNRPSPRRLPPAARVFTDLTTNHPMK, encoded by the coding sequence ATGAACCATCCGGCGAGCTACCTGCGGGTCGGCGCGTTGGCGCTGCTGTGGGGAGCCAGTTTCCTGCTGATCAAGCTCGCGCTGACCGCGCTGTCACCGGTGCAGGTCGCGTTCACCCGCATCGCGCTCGGCGCGGCGGTGCTGGTGGTGCTGTGCGCGCTGCGCGGCATCCGGTTGCGCGGCGATCGGCGGCTGTGGGCGCACGTCGCGGTGGCCGGGTTCTTCGCGAGCGCGCTGCCGTGGGTGCTGTTCAGCATGGCCGAGCGCACCGTGGATTCCGGGCTGGCCGGGGTGCTGAACGCGACGACGCCGCTGTGGACGATCCTGTTCGGCTTCCTGGCGGGCACGCAGCGCGACGTGCCGCCGCGGATGCTGGCGGGCCTGGCCATCGGGTTCGGCGGCGTGCTGCTGATCATGGCGCCCTGGGACGCCACCGCGAGCGGCATCGGGCTGCTGGCCTGCCTCGGCGCGACGGCCAGCTACGGCATCGCCTACGTGCACATCGGCCGGAACCTGACCGCGTCGCGCGACGGCGGACCCGCGCCCGTGCCGCTGGCGACGGCGGGCATGCAGCTCGTCGCCGCCACCGGCATCGCGGCGTTCGCGCTGCCGCTGGACGGTCTCCCGCCGGTGCGCTTCGACCTGGTCGCGCTGCTGGCGGTCGCGGTGCTCGGCGTGTTCGGCACCGGAGTGGGTTTCGCGCTGAACTACCGCCTGATCGCCGACGAGGGCCCCACCGCGGCGGCGACCGTCACCTACCTGATGCCGATCGTCTCGGTGCTGCTGGGCGCCCTGGTCCTCGGCGAGCAGATCGGCCCCCGGGTCGTGCTGGGCATCGCCCTGGTCCTCGCAGGCGTCGCCCTCACCCGCCGCACCAACCGCCCCAGCCCCCGCCGCCTGCCCCCCGCCGCCCGGGTCTTCACGGACCTCACCACCAACCACCCCATGAAGTGA
- a CDS encoding response regulator has translation MTSDGTDRAPVRVFLVDDHALFRSGVRAELATAPDQVEVVGEAGSVGEAVAGIAHYEPQVVLLDVHMPDGGGAEVLRRVRGDHPDVVFLALSVSDAAEDVIAVIRGGARGYVTKTISGRELADAVCQVAAGDPVFSPRLAGFVLDAFSQGPNSAPIGDPELDLLTPRERDVLRLLARGYAYKEIASELFISVKTVETHVSSVLRKTQLSNRYELSRWATDRRLV, from the coding sequence ATGACCAGCGACGGAACGGACCGGGCCCCGGTTCGCGTGTTCCTCGTCGACGACCACGCGCTGTTCCGCTCCGGCGTGCGCGCCGAACTCGCCACCGCGCCCGACCAGGTCGAAGTCGTGGGCGAAGCCGGTTCCGTCGGGGAGGCCGTCGCGGGCATCGCCCACTACGAGCCGCAGGTCGTGCTGCTCGACGTGCACATGCCCGACGGCGGCGGCGCCGAAGTGCTGCGCCGAGTGCGCGGCGACCACCCCGACGTGGTGTTCCTGGCGCTGTCGGTCTCCGACGCCGCCGAGGACGTCATCGCCGTGATCCGCGGCGGCGCGCGCGGCTACGTCACGAAGACGATCTCCGGGCGGGAACTGGCCGACGCGGTGTGCCAGGTCGCGGCGGGCGACCCGGTCTTCTCGCCGCGGCTCGCCGGGTTCGTGCTCGACGCGTTCTCCCAAGGGCCGAACTCCGCGCCCATCGGAGACCCCGAACTCGACCTGCTCACCCCGCGCGAACGGGACGTGCTGCGGCTGCTCGCGCGCGGCTACGCGTACAAGGAGATCGCGTCGGAGCTGTTCATCTCGGTGAAGACCGTCGAAACCCACGTGTCCAGCGTGCTGCGCAAGACCCAGCTCTCCAACAGGTACGAACTCTCGCGTTGGGCTACGGATCGACGGTTGGTCTGA